In Caldisphaera lagunensis DSM 15908, a single genomic region encodes these proteins:
- a CDS encoding 30S ribosomal protein S13 encodes MPTKGEKEEQFKYVLRIAETDINGNLNVILGLSKIKGIGYQTALAIVRHLGIDPKKRIGYLSNEELKSLEDVLNDLTKLKLPNWMYNRRKDYETGLDKHLIGAELIFVARRDVEREQKVNSWRGVRHKLGLKVRGQKTHTTGRLGMTIGVKKEKVETSGGSQKQ; translated from the coding sequence ATGCCAACTAAAGGAGAAAAAGAGGAACAATTCAAATATGTGCTAAGAATTGCAGAAACTGACATAAATGGTAATCTAAATGTAATATTAGGATTAAGTAAAATCAAAGGTATTGGTTATCAAACAGCTTTAGCAATTGTTAGGCATTTGGGTATAGATCCCAAGAAAAGGATTGGTTATTTAAGCAATGAAGAATTAAAGAGTTTAGAAGATGTATTAAACGATTTAACAAAGCTAAAGTTACCTAATTGGATGTACAATAGAAGAAAAGATTATGAAACAGGATTAGATAAACATCTTATAGGAGCAGAGCTAATATTTGTGGCTAGAAGAGATGTAGAAAGAGAACAAAAAGTTAATTCGTGGAGAGGAGTTAGACATAAATTAGGATTAAAGGTTAGGGGGCAAAAGACCCATACAACAGGTAGGTTGGGAATGACCATAGGAGTTAAGAAGGAGAAGGTGGAGACAAGTGGGGGATCCCAAAAACAGTAG
- the ppa gene encoding inorganic diphosphatase yields the protein MCLDNLGPGSKAPDLVNMFVEIPMNSSVKYELDEETCLVKVDRFLYTSMSYPFNYGFIPGTKSEDGDPIDLLLISREPIMPGSIIEAKPIGMLIMQDEEGPDSKIIAVPKEKLDPIYGSWNNVNDIPDFLKKKISHFFEHYKELEPGKWVKVTGWEGADKAKAEILNAVKRAKEEKA from the coding sequence GTGTGTCTAGATAATCTAGGTCCTGGTAGTAAAGCCCCAGATTTGGTTAACATGTTTGTAGAAATTCCAATGAATAGCAGCGTTAAATACGAGCTCGATGAAGAAACTTGTTTAGTTAAGGTTGATAGATTTTTATATACAAGCATGTCATATCCATTTAATTATGGATTTATTCCAGGAACAAAATCTGAAGATGGAGATCCAATAGATTTGTTATTAATAAGCAGGGAGCCTATAATGCCTGGTTCAATAATTGAAGCCAAGCCTATAGGGATGCTTATTATGCAAGATGAAGAAGGGCCTGATAGCAAAATAATAGCTGTTCCAAAAGAAAAGCTTGATCCAATTTATGGTTCATGGAACAACGTTAATGATATACCAGATTTCTTAAAGAAAAAGATTTCTCACTTCTTTGAACATTATAAAGAATTAGAACCTGGAAAATGGGTCAAAGTTACTGGTTGGGAAGGAGCGGATAAGGCAAAAGCAGAGATACTAAATGCAGTTAAGAGGGCAAAAGAAGAAAAAGCTTAA
- the rpsB gene encoding 30S ribosomal protein S2 has protein sequence MSEEENKELLVSSDTYKKAGVIFGTQICTKYMRNFVYKILPDGFYLLDVNKIDERIRIAGRFLSTFDPKKIAVVSTRIYGQRPITIMCDKLGCKAISGRVIPGIFTNPKLDNYMEPDAIIITDTRTDRQALVEASKIGIPVVALADTDNKIEDVDFIIPANNKGRRSLALVYWLLTREIMRNKGLLAPGQEPDFTYEDFVTSRIKK, from the coding sequence TTGAGTGAAGAAGAAAATAAGGAATTATTAGTTTCATCAGATACATATAAAAAAGCTGGAGTTATTTTTGGAACACAGATATGCACAAAATACATGAGAAACTTTGTTTATAAAATACTTCCAGATGGCTTTTATTTGCTTGATGTAAACAAAATAGATGAAAGAATAAGAATTGCGGGTAGATTCTTATCAACATTTGACCCCAAGAAAATAGCAGTTGTTTCAACAAGAATTTATGGGCAAAGACCAATAACTATAATGTGTGATAAATTAGGTTGCAAAGCAATTAGTGGAAGAGTTATACCAGGTATATTCACAAATCCTAAGCTAGATAATTATATGGAGCCCGATGCAATTATAATAACAGATACAAGAACGGATAGACAAGCATTGGTAGAAGCAAGTAAAATAGGAATACCTGTTGTTGCATTAGCTGATACTGATAATAAAATAGAAGATGTTGATTTTATAATTCCAGCAAATAATAAAGGTAGGAGGAGCTTAGCATTAGTTTATTGGCTATTAACTAGAGAAATTATGAGAAATAAAGGATTATTAGCACCAGGACAAGAACCTGATTTCACTTATGAGGACTTCGTAACGAGTAGAATAAAGAAATAA
- the rplM gene encoding 50S ribosomal protein L13, producing the protein MEEIVIDGSNTILGRLASHVAKLLLEGKKVVVLNSEKIAVSGDPTKLIQFYKDTILNVKTHYSHKWRPKRARSPTRLFKKTVSGMLPKNNKKGEEALKRLIVYVGVPKEYKNKEAIKVQEASVEKLGGRYTTLQVIAENMGWKVNFVE; encoded by the coding sequence ATGGAAGAAATAGTAATTGATGGTAGCAATACAATATTAGGTAGATTAGCAAGCCATGTAGCAAAATTATTATTAGAAGGAAAGAAAGTTGTAGTATTAAATTCGGAAAAAATAGCTGTAAGCGGAGATCCGACAAAATTAATTCAGTTTTACAAAGACACAATATTAAACGTTAAAACGCACTATTCTCATAAATGGAGACCTAAGAGAGCTAGATCTCCTACTAGATTATTTAAAAAGACTGTTTCAGGTATGTTGCCTAAAAATAATAAAAAAGGAGAAGAAGCATTAAAAAGATTAATTGTTTATGTTGGTGTTCCAAAAGAATATAAAAATAAGGAAGCTATAAAAGTACAGGAAGCTAGTGTAGAAAAATTAGGAGGTAGGTATACAACTTTGCAAGTAATTGCAGAGAATATGGGTTGGAAGGTGAATTTTGTTGAGTAA
- the cyoE gene encoding heme o synthase, which translates to MSFIKKAKALFNMTKPAQMGLLLITVYGAYFAAGTSINIRNLLLLLPVGIGGIGGVTALNMYLEVDIDSIMARTRKRPLPSKQLSNTEAIVGIILLILIGIIAADFINKYVVFAIIMGLFFDIIGYTELTKRTTATNILFGGIAGAMPSLGGWAAATGYYGIGGILLALIVLAWIPMHIWFIVYYNIDDYKNASIPMLPVISNEKTFGNIVVFSIISLAILSWLFYFLEGRGMIAASLSTILVIIALLKINKFMRYPSKNNALSVFKFANSVIAVVFVLARFF; encoded by the coding sequence ATGAGTTTTATAAAAAAAGCAAAGGCACTATTTAATATGACAAAACCAGCTCAAATGGGACTACTTTTAATAACAGTATATGGAGCATATTTTGCTGCTGGAACTTCAATAAATATAAGAAACTTATTATTATTGTTACCGGTAGGTATAGGAGGTATTGGTGGAGTAACTGCTCTTAATATGTATTTAGAAGTAGATATAGATTCTATAATGGCGAGAACTAGGAAGAGACCCTTGCCCTCAAAGCAGTTATCAAACACAGAAGCCATTGTTGGAATAATATTGCTTATTTTAATTGGAATTATAGCAGCTGATTTTATAAATAAATACGTTGTATTCGCTATAATAATGGGTCTTTTCTTTGATATAATTGGATATACAGAATTAACTAAGAGGACAACTGCAACAAACATTTTGTTTGGTGGAATAGCGGGGGCTATGCCTTCTTTGGGAGGTTGGGCAGCAGCAACAGGATATTATGGCATAGGAGGTATATTATTGGCATTGATAGTTTTGGCATGGATTCCCATGCATATTTGGTTTATTGTTTATTATAATATAGATGATTATAAAAATGCATCAATACCTATGCTTCCAGTAATTTCAAATGAAAAAACCTTTGGAAATATAGTTGTATTTTCAATAATATCTCTTGCTATATTATCATGGCTTTTTTACTTTTTAGAAGGAAGAGGTATGATTGCAGCTTCCTTATCAACAATATTAGTTATAATAGCATTATTAAAAATTAATAAATTCATGAGATATCCGTCAAAAAATAATGCATTATCTGTATTTAAATTTGCAAATTCTGTTATTGCTGTTGTATTTGTTTTAGCAAGATTCTTTTAG
- the speD gene encoding adenosylmethionine decarboxylase has translation MQTAYRVEDDYEKKPKVVGRHIYGNIKGCKNISLLSDEKGLINLLNKAGQEGNMTILDVKAWKIGEGVSAVAIVLESHITIHTWPEYRFATVDVYSCGSHTDPKKAFDYIVNELNPEDVEFGITDRSLE, from the coding sequence ATGCAGACTGCCTACAGAGTAGAGGATGACTATGAGAAAAAGCCAAAAGTTGTAGGTCGTCATATCTATGGAAACATTAAGGGATGCAAAAACATTAGTTTATTAAGCGATGAAAAGGGTTTAATTAATTTATTAAACAAGGCTGGTCAAGAAGGTAATATGACAATTTTAGATGTTAAGGCATGGAAAATCGGTGAAGGAGTTAGTGCAGTGGCTATTGTATTAGAAAGCCACATAACAATTCATACATGGCCCGAATATAGATTTGCCACAGTTGACGTTTATAGTTGTGGATCTCATACCGATCCTAAGAAGGCATTTGATTATATAGTTAATGAGTTAAACCCAGAAGATGTTGAATTCGGCATAACAGATAGAAGCCTGGAATAG
- a CDS encoding 30S ribosomal protein S9, translating into MLLSNANVIISTGKRKKAVATAIIKPGNGKVKVNGVPAEIIPNVMAKTKILEPILLVGKEIRNLIDIEVKVNGGGVMGQAAAIRTAIARGLVSYFKCNDNSEECQKRNEIAERIKQIFEEYDRSMLSGDYRRTEPEKYMRYGARRGWQTSYR; encoded by the coding sequence ATTTTGTTGAGTAATGCAAACGTAATAATATCAACAGGGAAAAGAAAAAAGGCTGTTGCAACAGCCATAATTAAACCTGGAAATGGAAAAGTAAAAGTAAATGGAGTCCCTGCTGAAATAATTCCTAACGTTATGGCAAAAACAAAAATTTTGGAACCAATATTGCTTGTTGGCAAAGAAATTAGAAACTTAATTGATATAGAAGTTAAGGTTAATGGAGGAGGAGTTATGGGTCAAGCAGCAGCAATAAGGACCGCTATAGCGAGAGGTTTGGTCTCATATTTCAAATGCAATGATAACAGTGAAGAGTGCCAAAAAAGAAACGAGATAGCAGAGAGAATTAAGCAAATATTTGAAGAATATGACAGATCAATGCTATCAGGAGACTACAGAAGAACAGAGCCTGAGAAATACATGAGATATGGAGCTAGAAGAGGTTGGCAGACTTCATATAGGTGA
- a CDS encoding 30S ribosomal protein S4, which produces MGDPKNSRKRWEGPGHPWIKSRLETEIKIIGRYGLRNKKELWTAETIIRKVRHQARHLLALPEPQRSEASKSLLDRLFKLGLINKDSSLDDILGLTSENVLERRLQTIVFKKGMAKTIYQARQFITHGHIAINGKRVTNPGYLVTRDDEDKITYAVGSPIKEIMEKSIESVGTQEEKGES; this is translated from the coding sequence GTGGGGGATCCCAAAAACAGTAGAAAGAGATGGGAAGGACCTGGACATCCCTGGATTAAGTCCAGGCTAGAAACAGAAATTAAAATAATTGGAAGATATGGATTAAGGAACAAAAAAGAGTTATGGACAGCAGAGACAATAATAAGAAAGGTTAGACATCAAGCTAGACACCTATTAGCGTTGCCAGAGCCTCAAAGATCTGAAGCTAGTAAAAGCCTTCTAGATAGATTGTTCAAATTAGGTTTAATAAATAAAGATTCAAGTCTTGATGATATCTTAGGATTAACATCTGAAAATGTTTTAGAAAGAAGGTTGCAAACAATAGTCTTTAAAAAAGGCATGGCTAAAACCATTTATCAAGCAAGGCAATTCATAACACATGGTCATATAGCTATTAATGGTAAAAGGGTTACAAATCCTGGATATTTAGTTACAAGAGATGATGAGGATAAAATAACATATGCTGTTGGGAGTCCAATTAAAGAGATTATGGAAAAAAGTATTGAAAGTGTTGGAACTCAAGAAGAAAAAGGTGAGTCATGA
- a CDS encoding isochorismatase family cysteine hydrolase gives MSSYEDILKPSSSALIVWDVQNMLVQGIFNREEFMNSLNKLISSARSSNVPIFYTKITPLPDRFESPARKFILSRWGSRGSWGQDPSLYELAVKPEKNEIVINKNTASIFVGTNFELMVRNAGITTLVFTGIATEIGVESSARDAFNLGFYPIIAEDAVSSYDKEAHERSLANMRKMFIVMKSEDIINYWKRLK, from the coding sequence ATGAGTTCATATGAAGATATTTTGAAACCAAGTAGTAGTGCGTTGATAGTTTGGGATGTTCAAAATATGTTAGTTCAAGGGATTTTTAATAGAGAAGAATTTATGAATTCTTTAAATAAATTAATTTCTTCTGCTAGATCTTCTAATGTACCAATATTTTATACCAAAATTACTCCTCTTCCAGATAGGTTCGAATCTCCAGCTAGAAAGTTTATCTTATCAAGGTGGGGCAGTAGAGGTTCATGGGGTCAAGATCCTTCTCTTTATGAATTGGCAGTAAAGCCAGAAAAGAACGAAATTGTGATAAATAAAAACACTGCAAGTATATTTGTAGGTACAAATTTTGAACTTATGGTAAGAAATGCTGGTATAACCACACTAGTCTTTACTGGAATAGCAACAGAAATTGGAGTCGAAAGCAGTGCTAGGGATGCATTCAATTTAGGCTTTTATCCAATAATTGCTGAAGACGCAGTTTCATCATATGATAAGGAAGCACATGAAAGATCTTTAGCTAATATGAGAAAGATGTTTATAGTTATGAAGTCTGAAGATATAATAAATTATTGGAAAAGGCTAAAGTAG
- a CDS encoding DNA-directed RNA polymerase subunit N has protein sequence MLPPVRCLTCGAPLGHLYEPFKNRVEAGEDPEKVLDDLGVKRYCCRRTLYTSVAYIEQISKYSTARIIRAKELEKGVSS, from the coding sequence ATGTTACCTCCTGTTAGATGTTTAACTTGCGGTGCCCCTCTTGGGCATTTATATGAACCTTTTAAGAATAGAGTAGAAGCTGGAGAAGATCCTGAAAAGGTTTTGGATGATCTAGGAGTAAAAAGGTATTGTTGTAGAAGAACTCTTTATACTAGTGTGGCTTATATAGAACAGATCTCAAAATATAGCACAGCTAGAATTATAAGGGCTAAGGAATTGGAAAAGGGTGTTAGCTCTTGA
- a CDS encoding DNA-directed RNA polymerase subunit D: protein MEKSVDILDFNNNRITVYLEGFPIAFGNALRRLVLSDVPTMAVDYVYFYDNDTSVYDEIIAHRLGLLVLKSDDAIHKYGLPENCAGKSETDTNCYTQIVLEKELSNDSGSGIYVKASDLKFSDASIKPAYPDTPIVYLAPGQRIHLVAYARLGRGKEHGKWSPASASVLQYTTLVDINGEKATDECIECVSYYKEVANSLKARENTTIEYKTNINTSGLRYCEESSCKDIIKVRYDSSRLLLTVESNGSLEPQQIILEASNSLDRRVEELLEKIEKVSNA, encoded by the coding sequence ATGGAAAAAAGTGTTGACATATTAGATTTCAATAACAATAGAATCACAGTATATCTAGAAGGATTTCCAATAGCATTTGGCAATGCTTTAAGGAGGCTTGTTTTATCGGATGTACCAACCATGGCAGTTGATTATGTTTATTTTTACGATAATGATACAAGCGTTTATGATGAAATAATAGCTCATAGATTAGGTTTACTAGTATTGAAATCTGATGATGCTATTCACAAATATGGTTTACCAGAAAATTGTGCAGGAAAAAGTGAAACAGATACAAATTGTTACACACAAATAGTTCTTGAAAAGGAGTTAAGTAATGATAGTGGAAGCGGTATTTATGTTAAGGCATCTGATTTGAAGTTTTCTGATGCAAGCATAAAGCCTGCATATCCAGATACCCCAATTGTTTATTTAGCGCCCGGACAAAGAATTCATTTAGTTGCATACGCTAGACTTGGTAGAGGAAAAGAGCATGGAAAATGGAGCCCTGCATCTGCATCTGTTTTACAATATACTACATTAGTTGATATAAATGGCGAAAAAGCAACTGATGAATGTATAGAATGTGTTTCATATTATAAAGAAGTTGCCAACTCATTAAAAGCAAGAGAAAATACAACAATAGAATATAAAACAAACATAAACACAAGCGGATTAAGGTATTGTGAAGAAAGTTCTTGTAAAGATATAATAAAGGTTAGATATGATAGCAGCAGGTTATTATTAACTGTAGAATCTAACGGATCTTTAGAGCCACAGCAAATTATTTTAGAAGCCTCTAATAGCCTTGATAGGAGGGTAGAGGAGCTGTTAGAAAAAATAGAAAAGGTGAGTAATGCATGA
- a CDS encoding glycerate kinase type-2 family protein has protein sequence MTNPKDDLKGLINEILVKSDLSIHVKEYLKNININNVIIISFGKGSTSMSDGALEILDNKIEGGVVVIPKGSKRPKGNFEVIESSHPIPDENSIKAADSIMEWIKTSDEKTNFLFLISGGGSSLVEKPLNKISLDDIKVLNKLLLDSGASISEINTVRKHVSQIKGGRLASYIYPKKAYGLYASDVPGDVLDQIASGPTVPDPTTFNDAFNVILNYGLNDKIPKSVLDVLSEGIKGNIRETPKPGDKVFEKIKNEIIANNELILRHVSNLLSNMGYKTIILTSRIEGESREVGYALASITLDCINKGLPISPPVAFILGGETSVTVKGNGIGGRNMELALSWGLKISENTHYKNRTAILAIATDGIDGPTDSAGALLSGEDIDYIKSLGIDIKKELKNNNSYYVLNKANLLIKTGQTGSNLNNVIIITIK, from the coding sequence ATGACTAATCCAAAAGATGATTTAAAAGGTTTGATTAATGAAATATTAGTAAAATCTGACTTATCAATACATGTTAAAGAATACCTTAAAAACATTAACATAAATAACGTTATAATCATCTCATTTGGTAAGGGTTCTACATCAATGAGTGATGGAGCACTTGAAATATTAGATAACAAAATTGAAGGTGGGGTTGTTGTTATACCCAAAGGAAGTAAAAGACCTAAAGGAAATTTTGAAGTAATAGAGTCAAGCCATCCAATACCAGATGAGAACAGTATTAAGGCAGCGGATTCTATAATGGAATGGATTAAAACAAGTGATGAAAAAACAAACTTTTTATTTCTAATATCAGGTGGAGGTTCTTCTTTGGTTGAAAAGCCCTTAAATAAAATTTCCTTAGATGATATTAAAGTTTTAAATAAATTACTTTTAGATTCTGGGGCAAGTATATCAGAAATAAATACAGTTAGAAAGCATGTATCTCAAATCAAAGGGGGAAGGCTTGCATCATATATTTATCCTAAAAAAGCATATGGATTATATGCAAGCGATGTGCCAGGAGATGTATTAGATCAAATAGCCTCAGGACCAACCGTTCCTGATCCCACAACATTTAATGATGCATTTAATGTTATTTTAAATTATGGTTTAAATGACAAAATACCAAAATCTGTATTAGATGTATTATCGGAAGGGATTAAAGGAAATATAAGAGAAACCCCAAAACCTGGTGATAAGGTATTTGAAAAAATAAAGAATGAAATAATAGCAAATAATGAATTAATACTTAGACACGTTTCAAATTTGCTTTCCAATATGGGATATAAGACTATTATATTAACGTCTCGTATTGAAGGGGAATCAAGAGAAGTGGGATATGCCTTAGCATCAATAACCTTGGATTGTATTAATAAAGGCCTACCCATTAGCCCTCCTGTTGCTTTTATTCTTGGAGGAGAAACAAGCGTTACAGTAAAAGGAAATGGAATTGGTGGTAGAAATATGGAATTGGCATTATCATGGGGATTAAAAATAAGCGAAAATACTCATTATAAAAATAGGACAGCTATCTTAGCTATTGCTACAGATGGAATAGATGGGCCTACAGATTCTGCTGGTGCATTGCTTTCCGGGGAAGATATAGATTATATTAAATCTCTTGGAATTGATATAAAAAAGGAATTAAAAAATAACAACAGCTATTATGTTTTAAATAAGGCAAATTTATTAATAAAAACAGGTCAAACTGGATCAAATCTAAATAATGTTATTATTATAACAATAAAATAA
- a CDS encoding 30S ribosomal protein S11: protein MAFRELRWGIAHIYSSFNNTIIHITDLTGSETSSRVSGGMVVKADREKPQPYAAMIAAIRAAQTSMDRGITAIHIKVRAPGGHGPKTPGPGAQSAIRALARAGFVIGRIEDVTPIPHDTTRRPGGRRGRRV from the coding sequence ATGGCATTTAGGGAACTTAGATGGGGAATTGCGCATATTTATAGCAGTTTTAATAATACCATAATTCACATAACTGACTTAACTGGTTCTGAAACTTCTTCAAGAGTCTCAGGAGGTATGGTTGTAAAGGCAGATAGAGAAAAACCACAACCATATGCAGCAATGATAGCTGCAATAAGGGCGGCCCAAACATCCATGGATAGAGGGATAACAGCTATACACATAAAAGTTAGGGCCCCTGGTGGCCACGGTCCAAAAACTCCAGGACCTGGAGCTCAATCTGCTATAAGAGCCTTAGCAAGAGCAGGATTTGTTATAGGCAGAATAGAAGATGTAACTCCAATACCTCATGATACAACAAGGAGACCTGGTGGAAGGAGAGGAAGAAGAGTCTAA
- a CDS encoding NAD(P)-dependent oxidoreductase yields MKLKEALKMKIGIIGLGRMGRGIAKNLVNKGYDVEGYDVDPTSYKILSNLKSFKPLNSISESKDSDFILLLLPTGKEVIEALKELVNYKGIIIDMTTMGYDELNDVINFINNNGLNYISAKIERGPSDAEAGRLIFYVGGRKDLVDKSDKLFKDMGEYIYLGSNENANIIKLISTLLLTANTVLLAEVSQIADKLRIDKDLLVKALSMGGADSIQLRSRFPMMINNSYKEIFSVKLSKYVAEKTLEYINDYGVTYSPLLKYVSDILKLSDALGIGNKDIAEISEFYKKINSS; encoded by the coding sequence ATAAAACTAAAAGAGGCACTAAAAATGAAGATCGGTATTATTGGTTTAGGAAGAATGGGTAGGGGTATTGCTAAAAACCTTGTAAATAAAGGATATGATGTAGAAGGTTATGATGTAGACCCTACGTCTTATAAAATTTTATCTAACCTAAAGAGCTTTAAGCCTCTTAACTCTATTTCAGAATCTAAGGACTCTGATTTTATTTTATTATTGTTACCAACTGGAAAGGAAGTAATAGAAGCACTAAAAGAATTAGTTAATTATAAAGGGATAATTATTGATATGACAACAATGGGATATGATGAATTGAATGATGTTATCAATTTCATTAATAACAATGGATTAAATTATATTTCAGCAAAAATAGAAAGAGGTCCCTCGGACGCCGAGGCTGGTAGATTAATATTTTATGTTGGAGGAAGAAAAGATTTAGTTGATAAATCTGATAAATTGTTTAAAGATATGGGAGAATACATCTATTTAGGAAGCAATGAAAATGCCAACATAATAAAATTGATAAGCACATTACTTTTAACAGCAAATACAGTTCTTTTAGCTGAAGTTTCTCAAATAGCAGATAAACTAAGAATTGATAAGGATTTATTAGTTAAGGCCTTATCAATGGGAGGCGCAGATTCCATTCAACTAAGATCAAGATTTCCAATGATGATAAATAATAGCTATAAAGAAATATTTAGTGTTAAATTGAGTAAATATGTTGCAGAAAAAACTTTAGAATACATAAATGATTATGGAGTAACATATTCTCCACTATTAAAATATGTTTCTGATATATTAAAATTATCAGATGCGTTGGGAATAGGGAATAAAGATATTGCAGAAATATCTGAATTTTATAAGAAAATTAACAGTTCATAA
- a CDS encoding 50S ribosomal protein L18e — protein MRRQVTNEILLNTISSLRKQYKNTKSKIWLYAAELLSRPKRRRIAVNLNKINRFANDNDVILIPGKVLGEGRINKKVTIIAFSFSKEAIEKIRSSGGNYITIEEALKTYPEGKSIKILI, from the coding sequence ATGAGGAGACAAGTTACAAATGAAATATTGCTTAATACTATCAGTAGTTTGAGAAAGCAATATAAGAATACCAAATCTAAGATATGGTTATATGCTGCTGAATTATTATCAAGACCTAAGAGAAGGAGAATTGCAGTTAACTTAAATAAAATAAATAGGTTTGCCAATGATAATGATGTAATATTGATACCTGGAAAAGTTTTGGGAGAAGGGAGGATAAACAAAAAAGTAACTATAATAGCTTTTTCATTTTCCAAAGAAGCTATAGAAAAAATAAGATCCTCTGGAGGTAACTATATTACCATAGAAGAAGCATTAAAAACATATCCAGAGGGAAAGAGTATTAAAATATTAATATGA
- the rpl7ae gene encoding 50S ribosomal protein L7Ae encodes MSKPSYVLFEVPEDLAEEVYKVVGKAKESGKVKKGTNETTKAVERGNAKLVVIATDVDPPEIVAHLPLLCDAKKIPFVYVPSKKKLGEAVNIEVGAASVAIVEGGEAENDIKKVVEKIKELRAKAGA; translated from the coding sequence ATGTCGAAACCAAGCTATGTATTGTTTGAGGTGCCAGAGGATCTGGCTGAGGAAGTGTATAAAGTAGTTGGTAAGGCAAAAGAAAGCGGTAAAGTAAAGAAAGGAACAAATGAAACAACAAAGGCTGTTGAAAGAGGAAATGCAAAGCTAGTTGTTATTGCAACAGATGTAGATCCACCGGAAATAGTTGCACACTTGCCATTACTATGCGATGCAAAGAAAATACCATTTGTATATGTTCCCAGCAAGAAAAAATTAGGAGAAGCAGTAAACATAGAGGTTGGAGCAGCTAGCGTTGCTATAGTAGAAGGTGGAGAAGCAGAAAACGATATTAAGAAAGTTGTAGAAAAAATAAAAGAACTAAGAGCTAAAGCTGGTGCATAG
- a CDS encoding Rid family detoxifying hydrolase gives MREAVFTDKAPKPIGPYSQAISYNGLLFISGQVPLDPKTGKIVSDNFEEQVRRVLENIKAILEASNLTFENLIKVTVFMKDSSKFSIFNNIYSTYFKGQYPSRSVIFVNDLPANAQIEVEAIAAKD, from the coding sequence ATGAGGGAAGCAGTTTTTACTGATAAGGCACCTAAACCTATTGGACCTTATAGTCAGGCGATATCATATAATGGTTTGTTATTTATTTCAGGTCAAGTTCCATTAGATCCTAAAACTGGAAAGATTGTAAGCGATAATTTTGAAGAGCAAGTAAGAAGAGTATTAGAAAATATAAAGGCTATATTAGAGGCGTCTAATTTAACATTTGAAAACCTAATTAAGGTAACAGTGTTTATGAAAGACTCCTCTAAATTTTCAATATTTAATAACATATATTCAACATACTTCAAAGGTCAATATCCCTCCAGATCAGTTATATTTGTAAATGATTTGCCAGCAAACGCTCAAATAGAAGTAGAAGCAATAGCAGCTAAGGATTAA